The following is a genomic window from Neofelis nebulosa isolate mNeoNeb1 chromosome 12, mNeoNeb1.pri, whole genome shotgun sequence.
AGCCGCAGCACCTTGAGACGCTTGAGCTCGCGCAGCCCGTCGATGACGATGTAGCGGTTGTTCTCCGCGCTCAGGTTGCCCGTCAGGTGCAGCTCCTCCAGGGTCTTCAGGCTGTAGATCCACAGCGGGATCTCCTTGATGTCCGTGAACTTGATGTGCAGGGCCCGCAGGTTCTCGCGCAGGAAGGCCAGGGCGGGCGCCTCGATCTTGGCCGCCGTGTGGTACAGCCACAGCTCCTTGAGGCCCGTGAGCTGGGCGATGCTGGGCGGGATGGTCACGTCCGGGATCAGCTCCAGCTTCAGCACCTCCAGCTCCACCAGGTCGAACACGGTGTCGGGGATGCCGCTGAGCATGAACAGGTGCAGCTCCAGCTTGTCCTGCGCGTTCTTGGTGAGCCGCTGCCGCAGCTTGTCCAGCGTCCACTCGTTGTTGAGGTTCAGCTGCCGCAGCTTGTTCTCGCTCACCTCCGACAGGAAGACGGCGAAGCGCTTCGAGTAGAGCGGGTCGTACTGGTCGATGAGGTGGAGCATGAAGGCGAAGTCGTTCTTGACGTCGGGGATGTCGCTGTAGCTGCTCTCCTCGCGGATGGACTCGAACGAGTACTTCTTGAGGGAGCGCCGCAGCATCCACCACAGCGTGTACATGCAGATGAGGCCGTAGAAGATGACCAGGCTGATGTAGAAGGACGCCAGGATCTTGAAGAGCGTGGCCAGCGGGTGGGCACAGCGGTAGGTGCGGTAGCCCGTCAGGCTCTCGATGTCCACGGTGCAGTCCACGTCGAACTTGATGTTGTGCACGTAGTAGACGGTGTAGCAGATGATGAGGATGAACTTGACCACCTTGATGATGGTCTGCCGCATGTAGAGGCGGTACACGATGTCCCCCTCCTCCACGTGGGTGCGGAACTTCTTCACCTTCTCGAACAGCGCCTTGGCCTGCTCGCCCTCCTTCTTGTCCAGCACGCCCGTCTCCGAGCGGTCCACGATGCCCTGCTCGATCCGGGACTTGGTCCGCTGCAGCATGGGCACGGTGGCCTCCACGTCTTCGCTGACCGTCGACGACTTCTTGTCCATGGAGCCGTTCATCTTGCTGAAGGCCGGCTTGGGGTCGCTCTCTTCCACCACCGTCTCGGACAGGGCGCGTGTGGTCCAAGGCGAGTCGAAGCACTTGAGCAGGATAGACACGAAGTGCTCCAGCTTCGAGCTCGTGCGCGGAAACTTGAACCAGAAGTTGCTGCAGGCCAGGAAGATGAGCGTGTGCAGGAGCACCAGGTAGGGGAAGTACTTGGCGAACCAGTGCAGGCGGTTCTCGTAGCACACGGCGTCCACGTAGTTGTACTGGTGCCGGTCCAGGTCG
Proteins encoded in this region:
- the LRRC8A gene encoding volume-regulated anion channel subunit LRRC8A, coding for MIPVTELRYFADTQPAYRILKPWWDVFTDYISIVMLMIAVFGGTLQVTQDKMICLPCKWVTKDSCNDSFRGWAAPGPEPTYPNSTVLPTPGAGPTGIKYDLDRHQYNYVDAVCYENRLHWFAKYFPYLVLLHTLIFLACSNFWFKFPRTSSKLEHFVSILLKCFDSPWTTRALSETVVEESDPKPAFSKMNGSMDKKSSTVSEDVEATVPMLQRTKSRIEQGIVDRSETGVLDKKEGEQAKALFEKVKKFRTHVEEGDIVYRLYMRQTIIKVVKFILIICYTVYYVHNIKFDVDCTVDIESLTGYRTYRCAHPLATLFKILASFYISLVIFYGLICMYTLWWMLRRSLKKYSFESIREESSYSDIPDVKNDFAFMLHLIDQYDPLYSKRFAVFLSEVSENKLRQLNLNNEWTLDKLRQRLTKNAQDKLELHLFMLSGIPDTVFDLVELEVLKLELIPDVTIPPSIAQLTGLKELWLYHTAAKIEAPALAFLRENLRALHIKFTDIKEIPLWIYSLKTLEELHLTGNLSAENNRYIVIDGLRELKRLKVLRLKSNLTKLPQVVTDVGVHLQKLSINNEGTKLIVLNSLKKMVNLTELELIRCDLERIPHSIFSLHNLQEIDLKDNNLKTIEEIISFQHLHRLTCLKLWYNHIAYIPIQIGNLTNLERLYLNRNKIEKIPTQLFYCRKLRYLDLSHNNLTFLPADIGLLQNLQNLAVTANRIEALPPELFQCRKLRALHLGNNVLQSLPSRVGELTNLTQIELRGNRLECLPVELGECPLLKRSGLVVEEDLFNTLPPEVKERLWRADKEQA